A window of the Brockia lithotrophica genome harbors these coding sequences:
- a CDS encoding Tyrosine recombinase XerC produces the protein MDPLRAVSEEREAFLLFLRLERGRAEHTVRAYASDLEDFARWLSSREFRPRSRDASPREVWRETVAAYLESLSERGVRPATAKRRIAALRAFTRYLEENGRLPGDVLREVRGPKRDVGLPRVLAESEVLALLESVRGSDPLSLRDRALFELLYGSGLRVSELVGLTFSAIHWEGEFLRFIGKGDRERVVPFGRAAAEALRRYLEFGRPALAARGRKAGERSADRVFLNARGRPLTRQGFWKILRERARAAGIAKALSPHTLRHSFATHLLARGADLRVVQELLGHADVRTTQVYTHVVREAAWEVFRRAHPRA, from the coding sequence GTGGATCCCCTGCGCGCGGTTTCCGAGGAGCGGGAAGCCTTCCTCCTCTTCCTCCGTCTGGAACGCGGGCGCGCGGAGCACACGGTGCGCGCGTACGCGTCCGACCTCGAGGACTTCGCCCGCTGGCTCTCTTCTCGCGAGTTCCGACCCCGGTCGAGGGACGCTTCTCCGCGGGAGGTATGGCGGGAAACCGTGGCCGCCTATCTCGAGTCCCTCTCCGAACGTGGGGTTCGGCCCGCGACCGCCAAGCGCCGGATCGCCGCGCTCCGCGCCTTTACCCGGTACCTAGAAGAGAACGGCCGGCTTCCGGGGGACGTCCTGCGGGAGGTACGCGGTCCCAAGCGCGACGTCGGGCTGCCCCGGGTACTCGCCGAGTCGGAAGTGCTCGCCCTTCTCGAGTCCGTTCGCGGTTCGGATCCCCTCTCGCTTCGCGACCGCGCACTTTTCGAACTCCTGTACGGTTCGGGCCTCCGCGTCTCCGAACTCGTGGGGCTTACGTTTTCCGCCATTCACTGGGAGGGGGAGTTTTTGCGCTTTATCGGCAAGGGAGACAGGGAACGCGTCGTCCCCTTCGGGCGCGCCGCCGCCGAGGCCCTTCGCCGCTACCTGGAATTCGGGCGACCCGCCCTCGCCGCCCGCGGGCGGAAGGCGGGGGAACGGTCGGCAGACCGCGTGTTCTTGAACGCTCGCGGACGCCCCCTCACGCGGCAAGGATTCTGGAAGATCCTCAGAGAACGGGCCCGTGCCGCGGGAATCGCGAAAGCGCTTTCTCCCCACACCTTGCGCCATTCGTTTGCTACGCACCTCCTCGCCCGGGGGGCGGACCTTCGCGTGGTGCAGGAACTCCTCGGGCACGCGGACGTCCGCACGACGCAGGTCTACACGCACGTCGTACGGGAAGCCGCGTGGGAGGTCTTCCGGCGCGCGCACCCGCGCGCGTGA
- a CDS encoding tRNA(U54)-2-thioribothymidine synthetase, producing MDREQDVFIHLSPLGEDASEGHFFSRKGRRCKICKRPAYIDLPQHNISLCAEHFDGFFVQQVERTIRRYRMLPPRAKVVVALSGGKDSLVTALVLKRLGYEVLGFHVDLGIDLNDYSPKSREAVLTFSRRFEIPVEIVSLKEAYDKTIPDVYKREKKICPICGMTRRHLMNAYALKAAEVYGAYALATGHHLDDLTAQLFANVLRWDFHYLAKGLPVLPPEDGFARKIKPLALTSEFEVVAFARLHNVEFVRCSCPLGKDAKFRKYQSMLRAIEALSPGTKRYFYQRYTEIAHIFAEQAPEARPALRKCLVCGMPSSSPVCSFCRIWRPEEAEAALRQYRGFTLSPASGERGASAGEPQSRVASGGPPGVPEDVSR from the coding sequence GTGGACCGCGAGCAGGACGTGTTCATACACCTCTCTCCCCTCGGGGAAGACGCTTCGGAAGGGCACTTCTTTTCCCGCAAGGGGAGGCGCTGTAAGATTTGCAAGCGCCCGGCGTACATCGACTTGCCCCAGCACAACATCTCCCTCTGCGCGGAGCACTTTGACGGGTTTTTCGTCCAACAGGTGGAGCGCACGATTCGCCGGTACCGCATGCTCCCTCCCCGGGCAAAGGTAGTCGTCGCCCTTTCGGGGGGCAAGGACTCGCTCGTCACGGCGCTCGTGCTCAAACGTCTCGGGTACGAGGTCCTCGGGTTTCACGTCGACCTGGGAATCGACCTAAACGACTACTCGCCGAAGTCGCGCGAGGCGGTGCTCACCTTTTCTCGCCGATTTGAAATCCCCGTGGAAATCGTCTCCCTCAAGGAGGCGTACGACAAGACCATCCCCGACGTCTACAAGCGGGAGAAGAAAATCTGCCCGATTTGCGGGATGACCCGCCGCCACCTCATGAACGCCTACGCCTTGAAGGCTGCAGAGGTTTACGGCGCCTACGCCTTGGCCACGGGCCACCACCTCGACGACCTCACCGCGCAGCTCTTCGCCAACGTCCTCCGGTGGGACTTCCACTACCTCGCCAAAGGACTCCCCGTCCTTCCGCCGGAAGACGGGTTTGCCCGCAAGATCAAGCCCCTGGCGCTCACGAGCGAGTTCGAGGTCGTCGCCTTTGCCCGGCTTCACAACGTGGAATTCGTTCGCTGCTCTTGCCCTTTGGGGAAGGACGCGAAATTTCGGAAGTACCAGTCCATGCTCCGCGCCATCGAGGCCCTTTCCCCGGGGACGAAGCGGTACTTCTACCAGCGGTATACGGAAATCGCCCACATCTTTGCCGAACAGGCTCCCGAGGCGCGGCCTGCCCTGCGCAAGTGTCTCGTCTGCGGGATGCCCTCTTCTTCTCCCGTGTGTTCGTTTTGCCGCATTTGGCGTCCTGAGGAAGCGGAGGCCGCCCTGCGGCAGTACCGTGGGTTCACGCTTTCCCCCGCTTCGGGAGAACGGGGCGCGAGCGCAGGCGAACCGCAGTCCCGCGTCGCCTCGGGAGGGCCTCCCGGCGTTCCGGAAGACGTATCTCGATAG
- a CDS encoding ATP-dependent protease La, translating to MKRDAEDAVVLDSVSDRTSADVRRFSRRKQGGDSVVTVVRGEDARRRIEPKDLPCESTFDVAPLEGIIGQERAAEALALGLEIRAEGFHVFVAGFPGTGRTTAVHSFVERLARSRPVPRDWCYVYNFRDPQRPKALSLPPGEGRRLAHRLEDVVAFLRRELPRAFEGEEFQNRQKEIVSRFEDERRRLLEGLNRRALVQGFLVQIGPDGLYIVPHRGGEPLPEAELNAMGEEERNELFARRRRVEEDLAQTFREIQQREREMREALRSLERTVGEHIVQSAFSELFEVYAAEREVLRYLEEVREDVLEHFPLFLKGPERPLPFLPAEDPLRRYAVNVFVDHSETDGAPVVVERNPTFPNLIGRIEREAVLGILRTDFTLLRAGSLHRANGGYLILPAADLLRAPFAWDGLKRALRERSVVVEDVGETYGIVTSRSLAPEPIPLDLKVILVGDPYVYFLLYHFDPDFRELFKVKAEFGTSMPYTEANVRNFVAFLRTLVDKESLLHLDASAVAAVLEYAMRLAEDREKISTRFADLADVVREAHAYAARAHAERISREHVVRALEARIYRSALVRDLIYELIAAGTLRVAVSGAEVGVVNGIAVSTVGDLTFGRPQRISVSVSAGREGILDIEREARLGGRIHTKGVLILGGYLRATYEREAPLSLAAQIVFEQSYDPIDGDSASLAELVALLSALAGIPVRQDLAVTGSVDQKGNVQAVGGVNEKIEGFYDVARALGWTKTQGVVIPRANLRNLMLREDVVQAIEAGEFSVYAVERVDEALELLLGVPAGARDEAGEFPPDSVHGRVSATLKRFQAMLRGTPPVAAVRPPEAPQEAEAKLPPDPFPRGGGSGS from the coding sequence ATGAAAAGAGACGCGGAAGATGCGGTCGTTCTTGATTCGGTATCGGACCGGACGTCGGCCGACGTCCGCCGATTCTCGCGGAGGAAACAAGGAGGCGATTCCGTGGTCACCGTCGTTCGCGGAGAGGACGCACGCCGTAGGATTGAACCCAAGGACCTGCCCTGCGAATCTACGTTCGACGTCGCCCCCCTCGAGGGGATTATCGGCCAGGAACGGGCGGCGGAGGCCCTCGCCCTCGGTCTCGAGATCCGCGCCGAGGGGTTCCACGTGTTCGTCGCGGGCTTTCCGGGGACGGGGAGGACGACCGCCGTGCACAGCTTTGTCGAGCGCCTCGCGCGTTCGCGTCCGGTTCCGCGCGATTGGTGCTACGTGTACAACTTTCGCGATCCTCAACGCCCCAAGGCCCTCTCCCTTCCCCCGGGCGAAGGTCGACGTCTCGCCCACCGCCTCGAGGACGTGGTGGCCTTCCTCCGGCGGGAGCTTCCCCGGGCTTTCGAGGGCGAGGAGTTCCAAAACCGCCAAAAGGAAATCGTCTCCCGCTTTGAGGACGAGCGCCGTCGCCTCTTGGAGGGGCTCAACCGCCGGGCCCTCGTGCAGGGGTTTCTCGTGCAGATCGGCCCCGACGGCCTCTACATCGTCCCTCACCGGGGTGGGGAACCCCTCCCGGAAGCGGAACTGAACGCGATGGGGGAGGAGGAACGGAACGAACTCTTCGCACGCCGACGCCGGGTGGAGGAGGACTTGGCCCAGACCTTTCGGGAGATCCAACAGCGGGAACGGGAGATGCGGGAGGCCCTTCGCAGCCTGGAACGCACCGTCGGCGAGCACATCGTCCAAAGCGCGTTTTCCGAACTCTTCGAAGTATACGCCGCGGAAAGGGAGGTCCTGCGCTACTTAGAAGAAGTCCGGGAGGACGTCCTCGAACATTTCCCGCTCTTCCTCAAAGGCCCCGAGCGGCCGCTCCCCTTTCTTCCCGCGGAAGATCCCCTCCGCCGCTACGCCGTGAACGTGTTCGTGGACCACTCGGAAACGGACGGAGCTCCCGTCGTCGTGGAGCGAAACCCGACCTTTCCCAACCTCATCGGTCGGATCGAGCGCGAAGCGGTTCTTGGGATCTTGCGCACGGACTTCACGCTGCTTAGGGCCGGATCGCTCCACAGGGCGAACGGCGGGTACCTCATCTTGCCGGCCGCCGACCTCCTTCGCGCCCCGTTTGCGTGGGACGGACTCAAGCGCGCCCTGCGCGAACGCTCCGTAGTCGTAGAAGACGTGGGCGAAACCTACGGGATCGTCACCTCCCGCAGCCTCGCTCCCGAACCCATCCCCCTCGACCTCAAGGTGATCCTCGTCGGCGATCCGTACGTGTACTTCCTCCTCTACCACTTCGACCCCGACTTTCGCGAGCTCTTTAAGGTGAAGGCGGAGTTCGGGACGTCGATGCCTTACACGGAGGCCAACGTCCGAAACTTCGTCGCCTTCCTTCGCACCCTCGTGGACAAAGAAAGCCTCCTGCACCTCGATGCTTCTGCCGTGGCCGCAGTTCTCGAGTACGCCATGCGCCTGGCCGAAGATCGGGAAAAGATCTCCACGCGATTTGCCGACCTTGCGGATGTCGTCCGCGAGGCGCACGCCTACGCCGCGCGCGCGCACGCCGAGCGCATCTCCCGCGAACACGTCGTCCGCGCCCTCGAGGCGCGCATCTACCGCAGCGCCCTCGTGCGCGACCTCATCTACGAGCTCATCGCCGCCGGGACGCTCCGCGTTGCCGTTTCCGGGGCGGAGGTCGGCGTGGTAAACGGGATTGCCGTGAGCACCGTAGGAGACCTCACCTTCGGCCGACCGCAGAGGATCAGCGTTTCCGTGAGCGCCGGACGCGAGGGGATTCTCGACATCGAGCGGGAGGCTCGGCTCGGCGGCCGGATTCACACGAAAGGGGTCCTCATCCTGGGAGGGTACTTACGGGCGACGTACGAGCGGGAAGCGCCGCTTTCCCTCGCGGCGCAAATCGTCTTCGAACAAAGTTACGACCCCATCGACGGCGACAGCGCTTCTCTCGCGGAACTCGTAGCCCTTCTCTCCGCCCTTGCCGGGATTCCCGTGCGCCAGGACCTCGCCGTCACGGGGTCGGTGGACCAAAAAGGAAACGTGCAGGCGGTAGGCGGGGTGAACGAAAAAATCGAGGGCTTTTACGACGTCGCCCGTGCCTTGGGCTGGACGAAAACCCAGGGTGTGGTAATTCCGCGCGCGAATCTCCGCAATCTCATGCTTCGAGAAGACGTCGTGCAGGCGATCGAGGCGGGAGAATTCTCCGTCTACGCCGTAGAACGTGTGGACGAAGCTCTGGAACTCCTCTTGGGTGTCCCCGCGGGTGCGCGCGACGAAGCGGGGGAGTTTCCGCCCGATAGCGTACACGGCCGGGTGAGCGCGACGCTCAAGCGCTTTCAGGCGATGCTCCGAGGTACGCCTCCCGTTGCCGCCGTACGCCCGCCGGAAGCTCCCCAGGAAGCGGAAGCCAAGCTTCCCCCGGACCCCTTTCCCCGCGGAGGAGGGTCCGGGTCGTAG
- a CDS encoding oxidoreductase, short-chain dehydrogenase/reductase family encodes MANSLADRVVLLTGASSGFGALAAERLAARGARLVLMARRKDRLESLAQRLPTPAIVVPGDVTLSDDRERAVSVARKTFGRIDVLINNAGFGRLDWLKNLTPEETDRMIDVNFRAAVHLTHLVLPEMLRRRQGHVVFLASLASFIAMPPYVLYAPTKFALRGFADALRREVGPLGIRVTAIYPAPAATEFAAHNGESVFLPFFSSRRWLFLDPAIVADKLVAALERPRAHVFVPWWIRLLIWGEALSPSLADALIARLVTRPYWERETRRERPPAPETGR; translated from the coding sequence ATGGCGAATTCCCTCGCCGACAGGGTCGTCCTCCTCACGGGAGCCTCCTCCGGCTTCGGCGCGCTCGCCGCGGAGCGCCTCGCCGCCCGCGGAGCGCGCCTCGTCCTCATGGCAAGGCGCAAAGACCGGCTGGAATCTTTGGCGCAAAGGCTTCCGACCCCCGCGATCGTCGTACCCGGCGACGTCACCCTGTCGGACGACCGAGAGCGCGCCGTGAGCGTGGCGCGGAAGACCTTCGGCCGCATCGACGTCCTCATCAACAACGCCGGGTTCGGCCGCCTCGACTGGCTGAAAAACCTCACCCCCGAGGAAACCGACCGGATGATCGACGTGAACTTCCGCGCCGCCGTCCACCTCACGCACCTCGTCCTCCCGGAAATGCTCCGGCGCAGGCAAGGCCACGTCGTCTTCCTCGCCTCGCTCGCCTCCTTCATCGCCATGCCCCCGTACGTCCTCTACGCCCCTACCAAGTTCGCCCTTCGGGGTTTCGCCGACGCCCTCCGCCGCGAGGTGGGGCCCCTCGGGATTCGCGTCACCGCGATCTACCCCGCCCCCGCGGCTACCGAATTCGCCGCCCACAACGGCGAAAGCGTCTTCCTCCCCTTCTTTTCGAGCCGCCGCTGGCTCTTTCTCGATCCTGCCATCGTTGCCGACAAGCTCGTCGCCGCCCTTGAACGTCCGCGCGCCCACGTGTTCGTCCCCTGGTGGATTCGCCTTCTCATCTGGGGGGAAGCCCTGTCGCCCTCCCTCGCCGACGCCCTCATCGCCCGTCTCGTCACCCGACCGTATTGGGAACGCGAAACGAGGCGTGAACGCCCGCCCGCTCCCGAAACGGGACGCTAA
- a CDS encoding Alanine dehydrogenase — protein sequence MIVGVPREIKPGENRVAITPAGVHALHTMGHKVLVERGAGEGSGIADDEFRAAGAEIVPTPEDVWNRADLVLKVKEPLPEEFRHFREGLVLFTYLHLAAAPDLARALLERRVTAIAYETVQLANGALPLLQPMSEVAGRLSVQIGAQFLQKTYGGSGVLLSGIPGVAPGKVVILGGGTVGTNAAKIAAGLGAEVVIFEVNADRLRTLDDLFGPRVRVLMSNPWSIGQEVTGADLVVGAVLIPGAKAPVLVTEDVVRAMRPGSVIVDVAVDQGGSIATVDRVTTHDNPVYERFGVLHYAVANIPGAVPRTSTWGLVNATLPYVQKLLSAPLAEVLRRDPALRKGLNTHAGYVTHEAVARSLGLSYRSPEELIA from the coding sequence ATGATCGTCGGCGTACCGAGGGAAATAAAACCCGGCGAGAACCGCGTGGCGATCACGCCTGCAGGTGTCCACGCGCTTCACACGATGGGGCACAAGGTGCTCGTGGAGCGAGGGGCAGGGGAGGGAAGCGGGATCGCCGACGACGAATTTCGCGCCGCCGGTGCGGAAATCGTCCCGACTCCCGAGGACGTCTGGAATCGGGCGGACCTCGTCCTCAAGGTCAAAGAGCCCCTTCCCGAAGAATTTCGGCATTTCCGGGAAGGTCTGGTCCTCTTTACGTACCTCCACCTCGCTGCGGCGCCGGACCTCGCGCGCGCGCTTCTGGAAAGGCGGGTAACGGCGATCGCCTACGAGACCGTACAGCTTGCCAACGGTGCCCTCCCCCTCCTTCAGCCCATGAGCGAGGTCGCGGGTCGCCTCTCCGTGCAGATCGGCGCGCAATTCCTCCAAAAGACGTACGGAGGCTCGGGGGTGCTCCTGAGCGGAATTCCGGGGGTTGCTCCGGGGAAAGTCGTGATTCTCGGAGGAGGTACCGTGGGAACGAATGCGGCAAAAATCGCCGCAGGGTTGGGGGCGGAAGTCGTCATCTTCGAGGTCAACGCGGACCGGCTGCGCACCTTGGACGATCTCTTCGGCCCGCGGGTGCGCGTGCTCATGTCGAACCCGTGGTCGATCGGGCAAGAAGTGACGGGAGCGGATCTCGTCGTCGGTGCAGTCCTCATCCCCGGAGCGAAGGCCCCCGTCCTCGTCACGGAAGACGTGGTGCGGGCCATGCGCCCGGGATCGGTGATCGTGGACGTCGCCGTAGACCAGGGGGGGTCGATCGCGACGGTGGACCGCGTGACGACCCACGACAATCCCGTGTACGAGCGTTTCGGCGTCCTCCACTACGCCGTGGCGAATATCCCGGGCGCGGTACCTCGCACGTCTACCTGGGGGCTCGTAAACGCCACCCTGCCTTACGTGCAAAAGCTCCTGTCCGCTCCCCTAGCCGAAGTCCTTCGGCGCGACCCCGCTCTGCGCAAAGGGCTTAACACGCATGCCGGCTACGTCACGCACGAGGCGGTCGCTCGTTCTTTGGGCCTTTCGTACCGCTCGCCGGAGGAGCTCATCGCCTGA
- a CDS encoding Oxidoreductase (flavoprotein) codes for MGGGLAGLRIANLLARRLGREIEENRVRVSLYAKEREHTYACGLLCVSLGLHPLTHYTRKLADFVHRRVRLVVDEVSAIDVDKGRIHGAETHRFDILVLATGAEPDFAFVPGLAETSHTFYTREGAPRLYEALRSFPGGRIVFFVAPPFKGPAAPAEYLPLLSDFLTRRGVRERTELVYATPESTLHPREELSRWMETTFARLGVRVERNARPVAVHPEERYIETHLGTRIPFDLLIAIPPHRGARVVETANLPHTNGFVPVDPATGKLPEHDNVYVVGDAALTPWCKAGSTAHFMAEKVVENLVHRLEGREEIARFDGKTAFFLFESLDRANFVSFTGGQGVRISPPSSLLAAAKFAYDEAYWLGILGLL; via the coding sequence GTGGGCGGAGGACTCGCCGGCCTTCGTATCGCGAACCTCCTCGCCCGACGCCTCGGCCGGGAAATCGAAGAAAACCGCGTACGCGTCTCCCTGTACGCAAAGGAGCGCGAGCACACGTATGCCTGCGGTCTTTTGTGCGTATCCCTGGGGCTTCACCCCCTCACGCATTATACCCGAAAACTGGCGGACTTCGTTCACCGGCGGGTGCGCCTCGTCGTCGACGAAGTGTCCGCGATCGACGTGGACAAGGGGAGAATCCACGGCGCGGAAACGCACCGCTTTGACATTCTCGTCCTCGCCACGGGAGCCGAACCCGACTTCGCCTTCGTTCCCGGCTTAGCCGAGACGAGCCACACCTTTTACACGCGCGAAGGTGCCCCCCGCCTCTACGAAGCCCTTAGGTCGTTTCCGGGAGGACGGATCGTATTCTTCGTCGCGCCTCCCTTTAAGGGCCCCGCGGCCCCGGCAGAGTACCTTCCCCTCCTGTCCGACTTCCTCACGCGTCGCGGCGTGCGGGAGCGCACCGAGCTCGTGTACGCGACGCCGGAAAGCACCCTACACCCTCGCGAAGAGCTCTCCCGCTGGATGGAAACGACCTTTGCGCGCCTCGGCGTCCGCGTGGAACGAAACGCCAGGCCGGTCGCCGTCCATCCCGAGGAACGCTACATCGAGACACACCTCGGAACGCGGATTCCCTTTGACCTCCTCATCGCCATCCCACCGCACCGCGGTGCGCGCGTCGTGGAAACCGCGAACCTCCCCCACACGAACGGTTTTGTCCCCGTCGATCCCGCCACGGGAAAGCTCCCCGAACACGACAACGTCTACGTTGTAGGCGACGCCGCTCTCACACCCTGGTGCAAGGCCGGGTCCACGGCTCACTTCATGGCCGAGAAGGTCGTGGAAAACCTCGTCCACCGTCTGGAAGGCCGGGAGGAAATCGCCCGCTTCGACGGAAAGACGGCCTTTTTCCTCTTCGAAAGCCTCGACCGGGCGAACTTCGTATCCTTCACGGGAGGGCAGGGAGTGCGGATATCCCCTCCCTCTTCTCTCCTCGCGGCGGCCAAGTTTGCCTACGACGAGGCGTACTGGTTGGGAATCCTGGGGCTCTTATAA
- a CDS encoding Mobile element protein, which yields MLVVLFVGLAYLIYSAIFSFGRSDGLFGGAQANSQGPPTPRPSEGGGVSETSGVVEVHPYEHDVVRPGTMVEILYRLPPERVSGDTIDLSGFTFVLDEEQVLPFADVFLTSTQPPLATFRVKLPDRLAPGLHTACFRSNSSGGKLSYPDDQFCWVIQIGR from the coding sequence GTGCTGGTCGTGCTTTTCGTGGGGCTCGCATACCTCATCTATTCCGCGATTTTCTCCTTCGGGAGGTCGGATGGGCTGTTCGGGGGAGCCCAGGCAAACTCACAGGGCCCCCCTACTCCTCGGCCCTCCGAAGGAGGAGGGGTTTCCGAGACGAGCGGCGTCGTGGAAGTACATCCGTACGAGCACGACGTGGTTCGTCCGGGGACGATGGTGGAGATCCTCTACCGCCTGCCTCCGGAGCGTGTGAGCGGCGATACGATCGACCTCTCGGGTTTTACGTTTGTCCTCGATGAAGAGCAGGTGCTCCCCTTCGCCGACGTCTTCCTCACGTCCACCCAACCTCCGCTCGCTACGTTCCGCGTGAAGCTCCCCGACCGCCTCGCACCCGGCCTCCACACAGCGTGCTTTCGTTCGAACTCCTCGGGTGGGAAGTTGTCCTACCCGGACGACCAGTTTTGCTGGGTGATCCAAATAGGTCGCTAA
- a CDS encoding Ferric uptake regulation protein FUR, with the protein MLEDRIERIRQILQAHNYKMTPQREATVRILLEHEDRHLSAEEIFLLLKERVPDIGLATVYRTLELLSDLEIVYKVNFGDGVTRYDFRKEGMARHHHHLQCIRCGKVEEIHENLLADVERVVEERYGFKVLDHRLTFLGICRECLAREKEVEKGTSGGTPETAPSRERDER; encoded by the coding sequence TTGTTGGAAGACAGGATCGAGCGGATCCGACAGATTTTGCAAGCGCACAACTACAAAATGACGCCGCAGCGGGAAGCCACGGTGCGGATCCTCTTGGAACACGAAGACCGCCATCTGAGCGCGGAGGAGATCTTCTTACTCCTCAAGGAACGCGTCCCGGACATCGGTCTTGCCACCGTGTATCGAACGCTCGAACTTCTGAGCGATCTGGAGATCGTGTACAAAGTGAACTTCGGGGACGGGGTGACGCGTTACGACTTCCGCAAGGAGGGGATGGCGCGTCACCACCACCACCTGCAGTGCATCCGCTGCGGGAAGGTCGAGGAGATTCACGAGAACCTACTCGCCGACGTGGAAAGAGTCGTAGAAGAACGCTACGGCTTCAAGGTTCTCGACCACAGGCTCACGTTTCTCGGGATTTGCCGCGAATGTCTCGCACGCGAAAAGGAAGTAGAGAAAGGTACGTCGGGCGGAACCCCCGAAACCGCTCCCTCACGCGAGAGGGATGAGCGGTAG
- a CDS encoding putative membrane protein: MGKTFRRLVVVGLVALAWIWLQSHPIHLDPEELWTKVREALSPFTERLPVHAPIAPEPSVGNGGVVSSESHPPADGSGGPSGESEVRLSGATSLRLGLSADEASALLGSPTWRGASPQGEDWWVYEKGGRLYAVLAFRDGVLVDAFSTSPNWTLGKYRAGQKFPDDTVPQTIEVRLDAGAKAQFSQERLKEGIVLLPGGGRGELVRVYVDRFRENLVVAVRLSDVRHVLRARAFPVEFSYVGSLPPWLDEEVPPEAEEQSARTGERLMHRLINDFRADLGLRTLTWDAAVARVALGHSQDMATHHFFAHVSPTTGLDVAGRMKAAGIPFRVVGENLATGFADVLEAHVGLLNSEGHRKNLLGADFTRDGVGIVNPYVTVVFYRPL; this comes from the coding sequence ATGGGGAAGACCTTTCGCCGACTCGTCGTGGTAGGGCTCGTCGCCTTGGCTTGGATTTGGCTTCAAAGCCATCCCATCCATCTCGACCCCGAGGAACTCTGGACGAAAGTGCGCGAGGCGCTTTCCCCCTTCACCGAACGCCTTCCCGTGCACGCGCCGATAGCCCCCGAACCCTCCGTAGGGAACGGGGGAGTCGTCTCTTCTGAGTCCCACCCGCCTGCGGACGGTTCGGGAGGTCCTTCGGGCGAATCCGAGGTGCGCCTTTCCGGGGCTACCTCGCTCCGCCTCGGGCTTTCGGCAGATGAGGCTTCGGCGCTCCTCGGTTCCCCCACCTGGCGCGGGGCATCGCCGCAAGGAGAAGATTGGTGGGTGTATGAAAAGGGCGGGCGTCTCTACGCCGTGCTCGCCTTCCGCGACGGTGTGCTGGTAGACGCCTTTAGTACTTCGCCGAATTGGACGCTGGGGAAGTACCGCGCAGGACAGAAGTTCCCGGACGATACCGTTCCGCAGACGATAGAAGTGCGCCTGGACGCGGGCGCAAAGGCGCAGTTCTCCCAGGAGCGTCTCAAGGAAGGGATCGTCCTCCTGCCCGGGGGCGGTCGCGGGGAGCTCGTCCGCGTCTACGTCGACCGCTTTCGCGAAAACCTCGTCGTCGCCGTACGCCTGAGCGACGTACGCCACGTCTTGCGTGCCCGCGCGTTTCCCGTGGAGTTTTCCTACGTCGGAAGCCTCCCCCCGTGGCTGGACGAGGAAGTTCCTCCGGAGGCGGAAGAGCAGTCGGCGCGCACCGGCGAGCGTCTCATGCACCGCCTCATAAACGATTTTCGCGCCGATCTGGGTCTACGGACGCTTACGTGGGACGCCGCCGTCGCCCGCGTCGCGCTGGGCCACAGCCAGGACATGGCGACGCATCACTTCTTCGCCCACGTTTCTCCCACGACGGGGCTGGACGTAGCCGGGCGGATGAAGGCGGCCGGGATCCCCTTTCGCGTGGTCGGGGAAAACCTCGCCACGGGTTTTGCCGACGTCCTGGAGGCGCACGTGGGACTTTTGAACTCCGAGGGGCATCGGAAAAACTTGCTCGGTGCGGACTTCACGCGCGACGGCGTGGGCATCGTGAACCCCTACGTTACAGTCGTGTTTTACCGTCCCCTGTGA